From a region of the Cyprinus carpio isolate SPL01 chromosome B21, ASM1834038v1, whole genome shotgun sequence genome:
- the LOC122141307 gene encoding olfactory receptor 142-like has product MKNSSTVSSIVLEAFYRMEDLKYLYFVTFLVLYMLTLFANAIVIFVITINKVLHNPMNYFLCNLAVNGVYGGTALLPPPLLGTLMSPSHEVSLAWCKAQIYFLHTYAIIEFTILSVMCYDRYVAICYPLQYHSIMTITKVYKLIAFSWGYPLVTFVLFFIMTLRLTICQNRLGRVYCLNFYLVKMSCGNTYIESILGLIFLVLYSFPQLSMTFYSYGHILKICFTATKESKIKALKTCTPHLFAILNYSVGCFVEIVQSRFDTSYLSFETQMFMSLYFFILTPILNPVIYGMSVKTLRDNIFRLVGSKKKKERLLFLK; this is encoded by the coding sequence ATGAAAAATTCATCCACCGTGTCATCGATTGTATTGGAAGCTTTTTACAGAATGGAGGACCTTAAATACCTTTACTTTGTGACATTTCTCGTGTTATACATGCTTACACTCTTTGCTAACGCCattgtgatttttgtcataacTATCAACAAAGTGCTTCATAATCCTATGAATTACTTTCTATGTAACTTGGCTGTAAATGGCGTCTACGGGGGCACAGCTTTGCTTCCCCCCCCCTTGCTGGGTACTTTAATGTCTCCTTCTCATGAGGTATCTTTGGCATGGTGTAAGGCTCAGATCTACTTCCTGCACACATATGCTATCATAGAGTTCACCATCCTGTCAGTGATGTGCTACGATCGCTATGTGGCCATCTGCTACCCATTGCAGTATCACAGTATTATGACGATCACAAAAGTGTATAAACTGATTGCCTTCTCATGGGGGTATCCTTTAgtgacatttgttttgtttttcattatgacTCTGCGCTTAACAATCTGTCAAAATCGCCTCGGGAGGGTTTACTGCCTCAACTTTTATCTGGTCAAAATGTCTTGTGGGAACACATACATTGAGAGCATTTTGGGattgatttttcttgttttatactCTTTTCCTCAGCTTTCAATGACTTTCTATTCATACGGACATATTCTGAAAATATGCTTTACTGCCACTAAAGAGTCTAAAATAAAAGCACTGAAGACCTGCACTCCACACTTATTTGCAATACTGAACTATAGTGTGGGATGTTTTGTTGAAATTGTACAAAGTCGCTTTGACACAAGTTATCTttcctttgaaacacaaatgtttatgtctctttatttctttatattaactCCCATTCTAAATCCAGTCATCTATGGGATGAGTGTTAAAACATTAAGAGACAATATTTTTAGACTGGttggctctaaaaaaaaaaaggaaaggttattgtttttaaagtag